Proteins encoded together in one Cicer arietinum cultivar CDC Frontier isolate Library 1 chromosome 4, Cicar.CDCFrontier_v2.0, whole genome shotgun sequence window:
- the LOC101498271 gene encoding malate dehydrogenase, cytoplasmic-like (The RefSeq protein has 1 substitution compared to this genomic sequence), with protein sequence MAKDPVRVLVTGAAGQIGYALVPMIARGVMLGPDQPVILHMLDIPPAAESLNGVKMELVDAAFPLLKGVVATTDVVEACTGVNIAVMVGGFPRKEGMERKDVMSKNVSIYKSQASALEQHAAANCKVLVVANPANTNALILKEFAPSIPEKNISCLTRLDHNRALGQISERLSVQVSEIKNVIIWGNHSSTQYPDVTHATVKTPAGEKPVRELVSDDAWLNGEFIPTVQQRGAAIIKARKLSSALSAASAACDHIRDWVLGTPEGTFVSMGVYSDGSYNVPAGLIYSFPVTCAGGEWKIVQGLSIDEFSRKKLDLTAEELSEEKNLAYSCLS encoded by the exons ATGGCCAAAGATCCAGTTCGTGTTCTCGTCACTGGTGCTGCAG GGCAGATTGGATATGCTCTTGTCCCAATGATTGCTAGGGGAGTGATGTTGGGTCCTGATCAACCTGTGATCCTTCACATGCTTGATATTCCACCAGCAGCTGAGTCGTTGAATGGTGTTAAAATGGAGTTGGTGGATGCTGCTTTTCCTCTTCTTAAAG GTGTTGTTGCTACAACCGATGTGGTTGAGGCATGCACCGGCGTCAATATTGCAGTGATGGTTGGTGGATTCCCGAGAAAGGAAGGTATGGAGAGGAAGGATGTGATGTCTAAGAATGTCTCTATTTACAAGTCACAGGCTTCTGCCCTTGAACAGCATGCTGCTGCCAACTGCAAG GTTCTGGTTGTTGCTAACCCAGCAAATACCAATGCATTGATCTTGAAGGAATTTGCTCCATCTATTCCAGAGAAAAACATTTCTTGTTTGACTAGATTGGATCACAATAGGGCGTTGGGCCAAATTTCTGAAAGATTGAGTGTTCAAGTTTCTGAAATAAAGAATGTCATAATCTGGGGTAATCATTCATCAACTCAGTATCCCGATGTCACCCATGCAACTGTTAAAACTCCAGCTGGGGAGAAGCCTGTCCGTGAACTTGTTTCTGATGATGCCTG GTTGAATGGGGAATTCATAACAACTGTTCAACAACGTGGTGCTGCAATTATCAAGGCTAGAAAGTTGTCAAGTGCACTATCTGCTGCTAGTGCTGCTTGTGACCACATTCGCGATTGGGTTCTTGGAACTCCTGAG GGCACCTTTGTTTCAATGGGAGTGTATTCTGACGGTTCATACAATGTACCCGCTGGACTGATCTATTCATTCCCTGTTACCTGTGCCGGTGGGGAATGGAAAATTGTTCAAG GACTTTCGATCGATGAGTTCTCAAGGAAGAAGTTGGATTTGACAGCAGAAGAGCTTTCCGAGGAAAAGAATCTGGCTTACTCTTGCCTCTCTTAG